Proteins encoded in a region of the Zunongwangia endophytica genome:
- a CDS encoding pseudouridine synthase yields MSRNDNSSGNKFSGRQGGGGRKKSYARGNAPIKPKKVTAIEKQEDGMRLNKYIANAGICSRRDADIYISSGNVSVNGAIVTEMGYKVKLTDDVKFDGRSISPDKPEYFVLNKSKGVFVTGSVHKGGLTVMDIMAKASKSKLDPVGKLDTQTTGLLVFTNDGSLAKKLANPKNGIRQIYHIKINHALSQEDLEKIREGVFIEGKKVNVTDVSYVKDRPKSEVGLELTSTRPHIIQKMFKSLGYEIVNLDRVVFGGLTKKDLPRGRFRTLTKQEIINLGNL; encoded by the coding sequence ATGAGCAGGAATGATAATTCTTCAGGAAATAAGTTTAGTGGAAGACAAGGTGGCGGTGGTCGCAAAAAATCTTATGCTCGCGGTAACGCGCCTATAAAACCTAAAAAAGTGACTGCTATAGAAAAGCAGGAGGATGGGATGCGCTTAAATAAGTATATCGCTAATGCAGGTATTTGCTCTAGAAGGGATGCCGATATTTATATTTCTTCAGGAAATGTTTCTGTTAACGGAGCAATAGTAACTGAAATGGGTTACAAAGTAAAACTAACAGATGATGTTAAGTTTGATGGTCGTAGCATATCTCCAGATAAACCAGAATATTTTGTTCTGAATAAATCTAAAGGAGTTTTCGTTACCGGAAGTGTTCATAAAGGAGGCTTAACAGTAATGGATATAATGGCTAAAGCTTCTAAATCTAAACTAGATCCCGTTGGGAAATTAGATACTCAAACTACCGGGTTATTAGTATTTACTAACGATGGTTCTTTGGCTAAAAAACTTGCTAATCCTAAAAATGGTATTCGCCAGATTTATCACATAAAAATCAACCATGCATTATCACAGGAAGATTTAGAGAAAATAAGAGAAGGCGTTTTTATCGAAGGTAAAAAGGTAAATGTTACTGATGTTAGTTATGTAAAAGATCGCCCAAAATCTGAAGTAGGTTTAGAGCTTACCAGTACCAGACCACATATCATTCAGAAAATGTTTAAGAGTTTAGGATACGAGATTGTAAATTTAGATCGCGTTGTTTTTGGCGGTTTAACTAAGAAAGACTTGCCGAGAGGTCGCTTTAGAACACTTACCAAGCAAGAGATAATTAATCTTGGTAATTTGTAG
- a CDS encoding arginine decarboxylase, producing MNTKYRDLIDQTYYFPQEEFKLEGSELQFHDIDLMELVKQYGAPLKFTYLPKISDNINRAKGWFKTAMQNLDYKGSYNYCYCTKSSHFEYVMNEALKNDIHIETSSAFDINIVEKLKASGKLKDDAYVICNGFKRDQYVANIGRLINNGHKNCIPIIDNYEELSLLEDRINEDFEVGIRIASEEEPKFEFYTSRLGIGYKNIVPFYNQSIKDNDKVNLKMLHFFINTGIRDTAYYWNELNKCLKVYINLKRICPTLDSLNIGGGFPIKNSLHFEYDYQYMVEEIINQIKQSCEEAGVDVPNIFTEFGSFTVGESGGAIYEILYQKQQNDREKWNMINSSFITTLPDTWAISKKFVMLAINRWNDEYERVLLGGLTCDSDDYYNSEQHTNAIYLPKFKKEKPLYIGFFNTGAYQQTIGGFGGLQHCLIPQPKHLLIDKDENGKITTKIFKEQQKAEDMLDILGYQ from the coding sequence TTGAATACCAAATACAGGGATTTAATCGATCAAACTTACTATTTTCCTCAAGAAGAATTTAAATTAGAAGGTAGTGAACTTCAATTTCATGATATAGATTTAATGGAGCTTGTAAAGCAATACGGAGCGCCATTAAAATTCACATATCTACCAAAAATTTCAGACAATATAAATCGCGCTAAAGGCTGGTTTAAGACCGCCATGCAAAATCTGGATTATAAGGGTTCTTATAATTATTGCTATTGCACAAAAAGTTCACATTTTGAATATGTGATGAACGAAGCGCTAAAGAATGATATTCATATTGAAACATCATCTGCTTTCGATATTAATATTGTTGAAAAATTGAAGGCTTCTGGAAAACTTAAAGACGATGCTTACGTAATTTGTAATGGCTTTAAACGCGATCAATATGTGGCGAATATTGGTAGATTAATTAATAACGGACACAAAAACTGTATCCCGATTATTGATAATTATGAAGAATTAAGTCTACTTGAAGATCGTATTAACGAAGATTTTGAGGTAGGAATTAGAATTGCTTCAGAAGAAGAACCAAAATTCGAATTTTATACTTCAAGATTAGGAATAGGTTACAAGAATATTGTTCCGTTTTATAATCAGTCTATAAAAGATAACGATAAGGTGAACCTAAAAATGCTTCACTTTTTTATCAATACTGGTATTCGTGATACGGCATATTATTGGAACGAACTCAACAAATGTCTTAAGGTGTATATTAATCTTAAGCGTATTTGTCCAACTTTAGATAGTTTGAATATTGGTGGAGGATTCCCTATCAAAAATTCACTTCATTTTGAATATGACTATCAATATATGGTTGAAGAAATTATCAACCAGATCAAGCAATCTTGTGAAGAAGCAGGTGTTGATGTTCCAAATATTTTTACCGAATTTGGAAGTTTCACAGTAGGTGAAAGCGGTGGTGCTATCTATGAGATTTTGTACCAAAAGCAACAAAATGATCGTGAAAAGTGGAATATGATAAATTCATCTTTCATAACTACTTTACCAGATACCTGGGCAATTAGTAAAAAATTCGTGATGCTGGCAATTAATCGCTGGAATGATGAATACGAGCGCGTGCTGCTAGGTGGATTAACCTGTGATAGTGATGATTATTACAATAGTGAGCAGCATACCAACGCTATTTATCTTCCGAAGTTTAAAAAGGAGAAGCCTTTATATATTGGATTCTTTAATACCGGAGCGTATCAACAAACTATTGGAGGATTTGGCGGATTGCAGCATTGTCTAATTCCGCAACCCAAACATTTGCTGATAGATAAAGATGAAAATGGTAAAATCACTACTAAAATATTCAAAGAACAACAAAAAGCAGAAGATATGCTGGATATTTTAGGATACCAGTAA
- a CDS encoding mevalonate kinase family protein, producing the protein MKGPLFYSKILLFGEYGIIKDSKGLSIPYNFYNGALKVSEEPTAKSKESNEHLVRFAAYLNTLQNENPDLVNFDIASLEADIEKGMYFDSSIPQGYGVGSSGALVAAIYDKYATDKITVLENLTRDKLLKLKKIFGKMESFFHGESSGLDPLNSYLSIPILINSKDNIEPAGIPSQTENGTGAVFLLDSGSTGETAPMVSIFMENMKQEPFRKMLKNQFVKHTDACVDDFLKGDVKSLFKNVKHLSHVVLDNFKPMIPPQFHKLWKHGIETNDYYLKLCGSGGGGYILGFTEDLEKAKESLKDYNLEVVYNF; encoded by the coding sequence ATGAAGGGACCTTTATTTTATTCTAAAATTTTATTGTTCGGAGAGTACGGAATCATCAAAGATTCTAAAGGGTTATCCATTCCTTACAATTTTTATAATGGCGCTTTAAAGGTTTCTGAAGAGCCAACGGCAAAATCTAAAGAATCTAACGAACATTTAGTTCGGTTTGCAGCATATTTAAATACGCTTCAAAATGAAAATCCAGACCTTGTAAATTTTGACATTGCTAGTTTAGAAGCGGATATTGAAAAAGGTATGTATTTCGATTCTAGTATTCCACAAGGCTATGGGGTAGGAAGTAGTGGTGCTTTAGTAGCTGCAATCTACGATAAGTATGCTACAGATAAGATTACTGTTTTAGAGAATCTTACTCGTGATAAATTATTAAAACTGAAAAAGATTTTCGGCAAAATGGAATCTTTTTTTCATGGTGAATCTTCAGGATTAGATCCTTTAAATAGCTACTTAAGTATTCCGATTCTAATCAATTCTAAAGATAATATCGAACCTGCTGGCATTCCTTCTCAAACGGAGAATGGCACAGGAGCTGTTTTTCTTTTGGATAGTGGTTCTACCGGAGAGACTGCACCAATGGTGAGTATCTTTATGGAGAATATGAAGCAAGAGCCTTTTAGGAAAATGCTAAAAAACCAGTTTGTAAAGCATACAGATGCTTGTGTTGATGATTTTCTAAAAGGAGACGTTAAGTCGCTTTTCAAAAATGTAAAGCATCTTTCTCATGTAGTGCTAGATAACTTTAAACCAATGATTCCTCCTCAATTTCATAAACTTTGGAAACATGGTATAGAAACTAACGATTATTACCTAAAGCTTTGCGGCTCTGGTGGTGGTGGATATATCTTAGGATTTACCGAAGATTTAGAAAAAGCAAAAGAATCACTAAAAGACTACAATCTGGAAGTTGTTTATAACTTCTAA
- the speB gene encoding agmatinase, translating into MSKKNYAGIPDKYARIDEAKVVLIPVPYDGTSTWQKGADKGPDAFLEASENMELYDIETRSEVYKKGIYLAPAVSEDASPEKMVEAVYKTTKNYIAQDKFVTLFGGEHSISIGSIKAFNESFADLTVVQLDAHADLRAEYEGSKNNHACAMHEASKNTNLVQVGIRSMDISETDHMDENQVYFGHDLHEDWMDDAIGQMTPNVFITIDLDAFDPSILPSTGTPEPGGLFWYETLEFLKLMFKKKNVVGFDIVELCPNKNEKSSDFLAAKLYYKMLSYKFKYQDSNDEDEDE; encoded by the coding sequence ATGAGTAAAAAGAATTATGCCGGGATACCCGATAAATATGCCCGAATCGATGAGGCTAAAGTGGTATTAATTCCTGTTCCTTATGATGGGACAAGTACCTGGCAAAAAGGCGCAGACAAAGGACCAGATGCATTTTTAGAAGCTTCAGAAAACATGGAGCTTTATGATATAGAAACAAGATCTGAGGTTTACAAAAAAGGAATTTATTTAGCACCTGCGGTAAGTGAAGATGCTTCACCAGAGAAAATGGTAGAAGCGGTTTATAAAACCACTAAAAACTATATCGCTCAGGATAAATTTGTAACCCTTTTTGGAGGTGAACACAGTATTTCTATTGGTAGCATTAAAGCATTTAATGAAAGCTTTGCAGATTTAACTGTAGTGCAGCTAGATGCTCATGCCGATCTTAGAGCAGAATATGAAGGTTCTAAAAACAATCATGCTTGTGCAATGCACGAAGCAAGTAAAAATACAAACCTAGTGCAGGTGGGTATTCGTTCTATGGATATTTCAGAAACTGATCATATGGACGAGAATCAAGTGTATTTTGGTCACGATTTGCACGAGGACTGGATGGACGATGCTATTGGACAAATGACGCCAAATGTTTTTATAACTATAGATTTGGATGCATTTGATCCTTCAATTTTACCATCTACGGGAACACCAGAGCCAGGTGGGCTATTTTGGTATGAGACTCTAGAGTTTTTAAAACTAATGTTCAAAAAGAAAAACGTAGTCGGTTTTGATATTGTAGAGCTTTGCCCAAATAAGAACGAAAAATCTTCAGACTTTTTAGCAGCGAAACTCTATTATAAAATGCTTAGCTACAAATTTAAATATCAAGATTCTAACGACGAAGACGAAGATGAATAA
- a CDS encoding cellulose synthase family protein — protein MDLAIIILYTLALLVIFFYSISELQLLLNYLKAKKSVDTAEKFDLKNPAEIPVITIQLPLYNEMYVVERLLRNIAKIDYPKDKLEIQVLDDSTDESILTTTEVIEEIRKSGIDIQHIKRENRSGFKAGALKEGLKIAKGEFIAIFDSDFMPNSDWLKKTVPYFKNPEIGVVQTRWAHLNRDYSLLTKIQAFALDFHFILEQTGRNFGRHFINFNGTAGIWRKECILDAGNWSGDTLTEDLDLSYRAQLKKWKFKYLEDVETPAELPVAISAARSQQFRWNKGAAENFKKNYLRLVKDPSVSFGTKFHGFFHLLNSSMFLIVLLLGVLSVPVLYIKNNNPAFSWYFNVLAGFGISTIIFFCCYYVPYAKIHGKGAKSFFGFIGMFITFFAVAMGFSVHNSLAVLEGHFGKRSEFIRTPKFNVNNLKDSWKGNKYLSNKFSGTILIEAVLCFYFAFALYSAFKLNDFGIIIFHLMLFGGFGFVAFKSIFSKG, from the coding sequence TTGGATTTAGCGATTATCATACTATACACGCTGGCTTTGCTGGTTATTTTCTTTTACAGTATTTCAGAACTGCAATTATTACTGAATTACCTAAAGGCGAAAAAAAGTGTGGATACTGCTGAAAAATTCGATCTAAAAAATCCTGCTGAAATACCTGTAATTACGATTCAGCTGCCGCTATACAACGAGATGTATGTCGTAGAACGATTACTGCGGAATATTGCTAAAATCGATTATCCTAAAGACAAACTTGAAATTCAGGTTTTGGATGATTCTACCGACGAATCAATTCTAACAACTACTGAAGTAATTGAAGAGATTCGGAAAAGTGGAATTGACATTCAACACATCAAACGTGAAAACCGAAGCGGATTTAAAGCCGGTGCTTTAAAAGAAGGATTAAAAATCGCCAAAGGTGAGTTTATTGCCATTTTTGATTCGGATTTTATGCCAAACTCAGATTGGCTAAAAAAGACCGTTCCCTATTTTAAAAATCCTGAAATTGGCGTGGTGCAAACGCGTTGGGCGCATCTAAATCGAGATTATTCACTACTGACTAAAATACAGGCTTTTGCCTTAGATTTTCATTTTATTTTGGAACAAACCGGCAGAAATTTTGGTCGGCATTTTATCAATTTTAATGGTACCGCAGGGATTTGGCGCAAAGAGTGCATTCTAGATGCCGGTAATTGGAGTGGCGATACACTTACCGAAGATTTAGATTTAAGTTATCGTGCGCAACTTAAAAAATGGAAATTCAAATATCTGGAAGATGTGGAAACTCCGGCAGAACTTCCCGTGGCTATTAGTGCAGCGCGCTCGCAACAATTTCGTTGGAATAAAGGTGCTGCTGAAAATTTCAAAAAAAATTACCTAAGATTAGTTAAAGATCCTAGTGTTTCTTTTGGAACCAAATTTCATGGTTTTTTCCATTTATTAAATTCCAGCATGTTTTTAATCGTGTTATTGTTGGGTGTTTTAAGCGTCCCGGTATTATATATTAAGAATAACAATCCTGCTTTTAGCTGGTATTTTAATGTACTCGCTGGATTCGGAATTAGCACCATTATCTTCTTTTGCTGTTACTATGTTCCCTACGCCAAAATCCATGGAAAAGGAGCAAAATCTTTCTTCGGTTTTATTGGAATGTTCATCACTTTTTTTGCGGTGGCAATGGGATTTTCGGTGCATAATTCTCTAGCGGTTTTAGAAGGACATTTTGGCAAACGATCTGAATTTATACGAACGCCAAAATTCAACGTGAACAACCTTAAAGATTCCTGGAAAGGCAATAAATACTTATCGAATAAATTTTCAGGAACTATTCTTATCGAAGCTGTGCTTTGCTTCTACTTTGCATTTGCGCTTTATAGTGCTTTTAAACTGAATGACTTCGGAATCATAATTTTTCATCTAATGCTTTTCGGCGGATTTGGTTTTGTGGCTTTTAAGAGTATTTTTTCTAAAGGTTAA
- a CDS encoding deoxyhypusine synthase family protein: MNKGAISQFIEKYYLHFNAAALVDAAKDYEKQLEKGNKMLVSLAGAMSTAELGKIFAEMIRQDKVQIVSCTGANLEEDVMNLVAHSHYKRVPNYRDLTPKEEWELLEGGLNRVTDTCIPEEEAFRRIQEHIFKIWKDADDKGERYLPHEYLYKLLLSGVLEEYYEIDLKDSWMYAAAEKNLPIIVPGWEDSTLGNIFASYVIKGELKASTMKSGIEYMTFLADWYTENANTGIGFFQIGGGIAGDFPICVVPMLYQDLERTDTPFWSYFCQISDSTTSYGSYSGAVPNEKITWGKLDIDTPKHIIESDATIVAPLIFAYLLDM; encoded by the coding sequence ATGAATAAAGGAGCGATTTCGCAATTTATAGAAAAATATTATTTACATTTTAATGCAGCAGCGCTTGTCGATGCGGCTAAAGATTACGAGAAACAACTAGAAAAAGGCAATAAAATGCTTGTTTCTCTTGCCGGTGCGATGAGTACGGCAGAATTAGGTAAAATTTTCGCTGAAATGATTCGGCAGGATAAGGTTCAAATCGTTTCTTGTACCGGTGCAAATTTAGAAGAAGATGTGATGAATCTTGTAGCGCACTCGCATTATAAGCGTGTGCCGAATTATCGAGATCTTACGCCAAAAGAAGAGTGGGAACTTTTAGAAGGTGGTTTAAACCGAGTTACCGATACCTGTATTCCCGAAGAAGAAGCTTTTAGAAGAATTCAGGAGCATATTTTCAAAATCTGGAAAGATGCAGACGATAAAGGAGAACGCTATCTTCCACACGAATATTTGTATAAACTATTACTTTCCGGAGTTTTAGAAGAATATTACGAGATAGATCTAAAGGATTCTTGGATGTACGCTGCGGCAGAAAAGAACTTACCGATTATCGTTCCTGGGTGGGAAGATAGTACATTGGGTAATATTTTCGCTTCTTACGTAATTAAAGGAGAATTGAAAGCAAGCACTATGAAATCTGGAATTGAGTATATGACATTCCTTGCAGATTGGTATACTGAAAATGCGAATACCGGAATAGGTTTCTTCCAAATTGGTGGAGGTATTGCAGGAGATTTCCCAATTTGTGTAGTGCCAATGCTCTATCAGGATTTAGAAAGAACCGACACCCCATTTTGGAGCTATTTCTGTCAAATTTCAGATTCAACTACAAGTTATGGATCATATTCAGGAGCTGTTCCAAACGAGAAAATTACCTGGGGTAAATTAGATATCGATACTCCTAAACATATTATTGAAAGTGATGCAACAATCGTGGCGCCACTAATATTTGCTTATCTATTAGATATGTAG
- a CDS encoding lipid A deacylase LpxR family protein yields the protein MKKKSCNFSFITLINLFFTSFSLFSYGQEINSTNIVHDFEGDRYFRLNYDNDFFMYSDDDYTQGLNFELFHPVFRKNPINFLFFKSKGADFKYGLAIEHSAFTPDVISDVDIRYTDRPYASALTLKMMSVSDHLDKGFRMKSSFWLGIIGPSSLGGAGQTWIHEATGNWKPRGWDNQIEDDVILNYNLGFETLLLDLSNYFSLYGESKARLGTMFTDLNLGASATLGLVNSPLRTSNRSSKFQVYLFARGITNFVGYNALLQGGVFSRSSPYTIPSTKIERFTGQYYYGLVIKSGFFYLEYYQTSMTREFEYGDPEDWGGLKIGVRI from the coding sequence TTGAAAAAAAAATCTTGCAATTTCAGCTTTATTACTTTAATAAATTTATTTTTCACAAGCTTCTCACTATTTAGTTATGGACAAGAAATTAACTCAACTAATATAGTTCACGATTTTGAAGGAGATCGTTATTTCAGACTCAATTATGATAATGATTTCTTTATGTACTCGGATGATGATTACACTCAGGGTTTGAATTTCGAATTATTTCATCCAGTTTTCAGAAAAAACCCAATAAACTTTCTTTTTTTCAAAAGTAAAGGTGCCGATTTTAAATATGGACTTGCTATAGAGCATTCTGCATTTACGCCAGATGTCATAAGCGACGTGGATATCAGATATACTGATCGGCCTTACGCTTCAGCATTAACTTTAAAAATGATGAGCGTTAGTGATCACCTTGATAAGGGATTCAGGATGAAATCTTCTTTTTGGCTGGGTATTATTGGGCCATCATCTTTGGGCGGAGCCGGGCAAACTTGGATTCATGAGGCTACCGGGAATTGGAAGCCTAGAGGATGGGATAATCAAATCGAAGATGATGTAATACTAAATTATAATCTAGGCTTCGAAACGTTGCTTCTAGATTTAAGTAATTATTTTTCCTTATATGGTGAGTCGAAGGCACGATTGGGGACGATGTTCACAGATTTAAATCTAGGGGCAAGCGCAACTCTAGGACTCGTGAACTCGCCTTTAAGAACATCCAATAGAAGTAGTAAATTTCAGGTTTATCTATTTGCTAGAGGAATAACTAATTTTGTTGGATACAATGCTCTATTACAAGGAGGAGTTTTTAGTCGTAGCAGCCCTTATACTATTCCCTCTACCAAAATAGAGCGTTTTACTGGGCAATATTATTACGGTTTAGTTATTAAATCTGGTTTTTTCTACTTAGAGTATTACCAAACCTCAATGACGCGTGAATTTGAATATGGTGATCCTGAAGATTGGGGCGGTTTAAAAATTGGAGTACGGATTTAA
- a CDS encoding mannosyltransferase produces MFFSTIALYWSFAYDLDRSDFPKLFTLYVALFFLSFKLIQLLKTRFWLLAGAALTFRVIFIFALPTLSQDFYRFIWDGRILANGINPYLSTPDLLMENAHFGSISQAKELVSGMGSLSASNFTNYPPVNQFIFAISGWLSEQNIFSSVVIFRLFILLADFGILLYGRKLLKSLNLPEHQIFWFILNPFVIIECFGNLHFESVMGFFIILTFYLLQKQKWIFAAFVLGISVSVKLLPLMFLPLFLKFFSSKKNPSEIIQNRGLTAPISIIIADLKSVNWTKLLGFYAVVLLTVILSFLPFYNSAFLSNFSESVGLWFQKFEFNASIYYIIRWIGFQVKGYNIIADAGKILPMITLLIILGLSVFSKNKSLKSLILSFLFTICAYFLLSTTVHPWYIVTPLLLSVFTKYRFPIVWSFMAILSYSAYANPTFQENLWLVAIEYLVVIGFLLAEIYFPKQLRFSLLS; encoded by the coding sequence TTGTTTTTTTCGACAATTGCTTTGTATTGGAGTTTTGCTTACGATTTAGATCGATCTGACTTTCCGAAATTATTTACGCTTTACGTTGCACTTTTCTTTCTCAGTTTTAAACTGATTCAGCTTTTAAAAACACGATTTTGGCTTTTAGCGGGCGCAGCTTTAACCTTTAGAGTGATCTTTATATTCGCATTGCCTACTCTCTCACAAGATTTCTATCGCTTTATCTGGGATGGGCGAATTTTAGCTAATGGCATTAATCCATATTTGTCGACTCCAGATCTGTTGATGGAAAATGCGCATTTTGGAAGTATTTCTCAGGCAAAGGAACTCGTAAGTGGAATGGGATCGTTGAGCGCTTCAAATTTCACGAATTATCCGCCGGTAAATCAATTCATATTTGCCATTTCAGGATGGCTTTCAGAACAAAACATTTTTTCTTCCGTAGTAATTTTTAGGCTGTTTATTTTGTTAGCGGACTTCGGAATTTTGTTGTACGGAAGAAAACTATTGAAATCGCTGAACTTACCGGAACATCAGATTTTCTGGTTTATTTTGAATCCTTTTGTAATTATTGAATGCTTCGGAAATCTACATTTTGAAAGCGTTATGGGATTTTTTATCATTCTTACTTTCTATCTATTGCAAAAGCAAAAATGGATATTTGCAGCCTTTGTTTTAGGGATTTCGGTTTCGGTAAAATTACTTCCGTTAATGTTCTTACCGCTTTTCCTGAAGTTTTTCAGCAGTAAAAAAAATCCTTCAGAAATTATCCAAAATCGAGGTTTGACAGCTCCAATTTCAATAATTATAGCTGATCTGAAATCAGTAAACTGGACAAAACTCCTTGGCTTTTATGCTGTTGTATTGCTAACGGTCATTTTGAGCTTTCTTCCATTCTATAATTCGGCTTTTTTGAGCAACTTTTCTGAAAGCGTCGGACTTTGGTTTCAGAAATTCGAATTTAATGCTAGTATTTATTATATCATTCGGTGGATTGGATTTCAGGTGAAAGGTTATAATATTATTGCTGATGCCGGAAAGATACTTCCTATGATCACTTTACTGATTATTCTAGGTCTTAGCGTATTCAGCAAAAACAAGAGCTTAAAATCGCTAATTTTGAGTTTCCTTTTTACGATTTGCGCTTATTTTTTGCTTTCGACAACCGTGCATCCCTGGTATATTGTAACTCCGCTGTTGCTTTCAGTTTTTACCAAATATCGATTTCCGATTGTTTGGTCGTTTATGGCAATACTGAGTTATAGCGCCTACGCAAATCCAACATTTCAGGAAAATTTATGGCTAGTGGCTATCGAATATTTGGTAGTTATCGGATTCCTTTTAGCTGAAATTTACTTTCCGAAGCAATTACGATTTAGCCTTCTTTCTTGA
- a CDS encoding geranylgeranylglycerol-phosphate geranylgeranyltransferase, with protein MASLMNKRFLLKMLSLFSVVRGYNILMIVIAQYLASAFILAPELPLREVFFDDNLFFMILSTATVIASGYIINNFYDSEKDLINRPKKTMLDRIVGQRTKLSVYFILNMFAVFFASYVSFKTVVFFSLYIFAIWFYSHRLKKILFVGNLVASIMAIIPFFAVFVYYGNTEAVIFIHAAFLFLMIAMRELVKDLENIRGDLALNYNTIPVVYGEKWSKLFLGILFLFSIIPTLLLTQKFNLGYMDIYFWASFLLLILFMLILYFSKARWQYLLLHNILKFIIVLGVFSILLIDPDTLLNRVF; from the coding sequence ATGGCTTCGCTGATGAATAAGCGCTTTTTGCTTAAAATGCTTAGCCTGTTTTCTGTGGTTCGCGGTTATAATATTCTTATGATCGTTATCGCACAGTACCTGGCTTCAGCATTTATTCTTGCTCCAGAACTTCCGCTACGAGAAGTTTTTTTTGACGATAATTTATTTTTTATGATCCTAAGCACAGCTACGGTAATTGCTTCAGGATATATTATTAATAACTTTTACGATAGCGAGAAAGACTTAATTAATCGTCCCAAAAAAACGATGCTCGATAGGATTGTAGGGCAGCGAACAAAGCTTTCGGTATATTTTATTCTGAATATGTTTGCCGTATTTTTTGCCAGCTATGTTTCGTTTAAGACGGTGGTCTTTTTTTCGCTGTATATTTTCGCAATTTGGTTTTATTCACACCGACTCAAAAAGATCTTGTTTGTAGGAAATCTGGTAGCATCAATAATGGCCATTATTCCCTTCTTTGCCGTGTTTGTGTATTATGGCAATACAGAAGCTGTAATTTTTATCCATGCCGCTTTTCTATTTCTAATGATCGCTATGCGAGAACTGGTAAAGGATCTGGAAAATATTAGAGGAGATTTGGCCTTAAATTACAACACGATACCAGTGGTTTACGGGGAGAAGTGGAGCAAACTATTTTTAGGGATTTTATTCCTATTTTCTATAATTCCAACACTTTTACTTACGCAAAAGTTTAATCTTGGATATATGGATATATACTTTTGGGCAAGCTTCTTATTGCTTATTCTGTTTATGCTTATTCTATATTTCAGCAAAGCGAGATGGCAATATTTATTGCTTCATAATATTCTGAAATTTATAATTGTTTTAGGAGTTTTTAGTATTTTACTTATCGATCCAGATACACTTCTAAACCGAGTTTTTTAA
- a CDS encoding lipid-A-disaccharide synthase N-terminal domain-containing protein — translation MNMWIVYGIGFLAQLCFSARLVNQWFLSEKKNKVQTPTLFWQLSLLGAILFFVYGYLRKDLSIMIGQALIYYIYFRNLQLQGQWKTSNIFFKIAVILSPILIAAYLVFFSDLDWSRLFTGDNIAIWLVILGTVGQMVYTGRFVYQWIYSERHDESSLPWGFWVMSLTGSAIIFTYACFRTDPVLLSAHFFGAVVYIRNLFLIRKSRKKAKS, via the coding sequence ATGAATATGTGGATAGTGTACGGGATTGGTTTTTTGGCGCAATTATGTTTTTCTGCTCGATTAGTAAATCAATGGTTCTTATCAGAGAAAAAGAATAAAGTTCAGACCCCAACACTTTTCTGGCAACTTAGTTTATTAGGAGCAATTCTCTTTTTCGTTTACGGTTACCTACGTAAGGATTTATCGATAATGATCGGTCAGGCACTTATCTACTACATTTATTTTCGGAATTTGCAATTGCAAGGTCAATGGAAAACCTCAAATATTTTTTTCAAAATTGCTGTAATTCTATCACCAATTCTTATTGCGGCTTATCTTGTTTTCTTTAGTGATTTAGATTGGTCAAGGCTTTTTACAGGAGATAATATTGCAATTTGGTTAGTGATTTTAGGAACTGTAGGGCAAATGGTTTATACCGGTAGGTTTGTTTATCAGTGGATTTATTCTGAAAGGCACGATGAAAGTAGCCTACCTTGGGGATTTTGGGTGATGAGTTTAACCGGCTCTGCCATCATTTTCACTTATGCATGTTTTAGAACCGACCCTGTGTTATTATCGGCTCACTTTTTTGGAGCAGTAGTGTATATTCGGAATCTATTTTTAATTCGAAAATCAAGAAAGAAGGCTAAATCGTAA